The following proteins are encoded in a genomic region of Cricetulus griseus strain 17A/GY chromosome 7, alternate assembly CriGri-PICRH-1.0, whole genome shotgun sequence:
- the Nudcd2 gene encoding nudC domain-containing protein 2 produces the protein MSAPFEERSGVVPCGTPWGQWYQTLEEVFIEVQVPPGTRAQDIQCDLQSRHVALAVGGREILKGKLFDSTIADEGTWTLEDRKMVRIVLTKTKRDAANCWTSLLESEYAADPWVQDQMQRKLTLERFQKENPGFDFSGAEISGNYTKGGPDFSNLEK, from the exons ATGTCCGCCCCGTTTGAGGAACGTAGTGGGGTGGTTCCGTGCGGGACGCCATGGGGCCAGTGGTACCAGACCCTGGAGGAGGTGTTCATTGAAGTCCAGGTGCCCCCGGGCACACGCGCGCAGGACATCCAGTGCGACCTGCAGAGCCGGCATGTGGCTCTAGCCGTGGGTGGCCGCGAGATCCTCAAG GGAAAGTTGTTTGATTCTACAATTGCTGATGAAGGAACATGGACTTTGG aggATAGAAAAATGGTCCGTATTGTTCTGACAAAGACCAAGAGAGATGCTGCAAACTGTTGGACTTCCCTTCTAGAATCTGAATATGCAGCTGATCCCTGGGTGCAAGACCAAATGCAGAGAAAACTTACATTAGAGCGATTCCAGAAAGAA AATCCTGGTTTTGACTTCAGTGGAGCAGAAATCTCAGGGAACTACACAAAGGGTGGACCAGACTTCTCAAACCTTGAGAAATGA
- the Ccng1 gene encoding cyclin-G1 — translation MIEVLTTDSQKLLHQLNTLLEQESRCQPKVCGLKLIESAHDNGLRMTARLRDFEVKDLLSLTQFFGFDTETFSLAVNLLDRFLSKMKVQAKHLGCVGLSCFYLAVKSIEEERNVPLATDLIRISQYRFTVSDLMRMEKIVLEKVCWKVKATTAFQFLQLYYSLIQDSLPFERRNDLNFERLEAQLKACHCRIIFSKAKPSVLALSIIALEIQALKYVELMEGIECIQKHSKINSRDLTFWQELVSKCLTEYSSNKCSKPNVQKLKWIVSGRTARQLKHSYYRITHLPTIPETVS, via the exons atgatagaggTACTGACAACTGACTCTCAGAAACTGCTGCACCAGCTGAACACCCTGTTGGAACAGGAGTCTAGATGTCAGCCAAAGGTCTGTGGCTTGAAACTAATTGAGTCTGCACATGATAATGGCCTCAGGATGACTGCAAGACTCAGGGACTTTGAAGTAAAAGATCTACTCAGTCTAACTCAGTTCTTTGGCTTCGACACAGAGACGTTTTCCCTAGCTGTGAATTTACTGGACAGATTCTTGTCTAAAATGAAG gtACAGGCAAAGCATCTTGGGTGTGTTGGACTGAGCTGCTTTTATTTGGCTGTAAAATCGATAGAAGAGGAAAGGAATGTCCCACTGGCAACTGATTTGATCAGAataagccagtataggtttacaGTTTCAGACTTGATGAGAATGGAAAAGATtgtgttggagaaagtgtgttggAAAGTCAAAGCTACTACTGCCTTTCAATTTCTGCAACTGTATTACTCACTCATTCAAGACAGCTTGCCTTTTGAAAG gagaaatgatCTTAATTTTGAAAGACTAGAAGCCCAACTTAAGGCATGCCACTGCAGGATCATATTTTCTAAGGCAAAG CCTTCTGTGTTGGCATTGTCAATCATTGCTTTGGAGATCCAAGCACTAAAGTATGTGGAGTTAATGGAAGGAATAGAATGTATTCAGAAACATTCCAAG aTAAATAGCAGAGATTTGACCTTCTGGCAAGAGCTTGTATCCAAGTGTTTAACTGAATATTCATCAAACAAGTGTTCCAAACCAAATGTTCAGAAGTTGAAATGGATTGTGTCTGGACGCACCGCTCGGCAACTGAAGCATAGCTATTACAGAATAACTCACCTCCCAACAATTCCTGAAACGGTTTCTTAG